In Coccidioides posadasii str. Silveira chromosome 4, complete sequence, one genomic interval encodes:
- a CDS encoding uncharacterized protein (EggNog:ENOG410Q5DR~COG:Q~TransMembrane:1 (o6-26i)), which translates to MAYTFTVARMSIIGYIVGTLVYRLYFSPLSKIPGSKLAAATLWYEFYYDVILGGQYTFKIKELHQKHGSNHVHWGHGMLSFNVRTDSSVGPIIQISPYEVHIDDPEYYHTLYSHRCPRDKCDYHVKPFNLPKSSFGTESARVHRLRRDVITSFVVNRSYRYLEASDWHPHWGQTLKDASKLSVITKQVAWTLPIPKCFPQSWAKALNPGLALFFDLTQRTHRRILEVLKEREQERGVSGPGRRKTLIDQLLDSKLPQEEKSMERLAAEIRSAIGAGTETTSNSMTYHLLANPQKLQRLRDELLKLGPGREANLCELEQLPYLSSCILEGLRLSYGISTRLQRKSDHTEIVYKAYRISPGTAVGMTSVLQHHDEAIFPDSYGYVPERWLNTEERKRLEKYLVTFSKGPQRCIGMK; encoded by the exons ATGGCATACACGTTCACTGTCGCACGCATGTCCATTATAGGCTATATCGTCGGCACCTTGGTCTATCGTTTATATTTTTCTCCATTGTCGAAAATCCCTGGGTCAAAGCTCGCTGCGGCAACGTTATGGTACGAGTTCTATTATGACGTTATTTTAGGCGGCCAGTATACGTTCAAAATaaaggagctgcatcaaaaGCATGGTTCGAACCACGTTCATTGGGGACACGGCATGTTGAGCTTCAACGTCCGGACTGATAGCAGTGTAGGGCCTATAATTCAAATTAGTCCGTACGAGGTGCATATCGATGACCCGGAATATTATCATACGCTGTATTCACACCGTTGTCCGCGGGATAAATGTGATTATCATGTTAAACCATTCAACCTCCCAAAATCGTCGTTCGGAACTGAAAGCGCTCGAGTGCACCGTCTCCGACGAG ACGTGATCACATCATTTGTAGTGAACCGGTCGTATCGATATTTAGAGGCATCGGATTGGCATCCACATTGGGGACAGACATTGAAAGACGCCTCAAAGCTTTCAGTGATAACGAAACAGGTGGCGTGGACACTGCCAATCCCCAAATGCTTTCCCCAGTCGTGGGCCAAAGCACTGAATCCAGGGCTCGCCCTCTTCTTTGACCTGACCCAACGGACACATCGGCGCATTTTGGAAGTTCTGAAGGAACGAGAGCAGGAGAGGGGGGTGAGTGGCCCCGGAAGAAGGAAGACGCTGATAGATCAACTGCTGGACTCTAAATTGccacaagaagaaaagtCCATGGAGAGGCTTGCCGCGGAGATTCGCTCAGCAATTGGGGCGGGGACGGAGACAACGTCCAACAGCATGACGTATCACCTCCTCGCCAACCCGCAAAAGCTTCAGAGGCTTAGGGATGAGCTGCTCAAGTTGGGTCCCGGACGGGAGGCGAATCTTTGCGAGCTCGAGCAACTGCCGTACCTG TCATCGTGTATCCTTGAAGGGTTGCG GTTATCCTACGGCATTAGTACCCGCCTCCAACGCAAATCAGACCACACAGAGATCGTATACAAAGCATATAGAATTTCTCCCGGG ACTGCTGTTGGGATGACTTCGGTCCTCCAACATCACGATGAAGCCATATTCCCAGATTCCTATGGCTACGTCCCAGAACGTTGGCTAAATACGGAGGAACGGAAACGGTTGGAGAAGTATCTGGTGACGTTTAGCAAGGGACCACAGAGGTGCATCGGGATGAAGTga